From the Tenacibaculum dicentrarchi genome, the window TTATGATAGTCTAAATATCAGAATAATTTGTAAGAAACAAGGGGTTGATACGTTAGCCAGACCTTACAGGTTTCTAAAACCTGTGAGGTCTAAATATATAATATGCTTAATTAAAAACTTACTAATAATAATGATATAAGCAAAAACCCCTAGCCCCGATTGAAGCTTTGTTTGAGCTCCTTTTTGTTTTTTTCAAACAAAAAGAGCGAGTGCGGAAAGCGGGAAATAGCTTCAAAAAAAAATCCTAAGCTATAAACTTAGGATTTTGATATTAATATTCAACTTTATCTTGTTTTTCTGTCCATTTTTCAAACGGCTCTAAGGCAATTTTTTGCCCTATTTGCTCAAAAGAAATGCTACGCTTTTCGTAAGGTAATGCAATTTCTTTGTAAATAAAAGCATCGTCAAAACCAATATTTGCGGCATCTTGCTGGTCACATCCGTAGTACACTTTGTCTGGTCTTGCCCAGTAAATTGCGCCTAAACACATCGGGCAAGGCTCGCAAGAAGTGTAAATAATACAACCGTCTAATTGAAAAGAACCAAGGTTTTTACAGGCATCTCTAATTGCTGTAACTTCGGCGTGAGCTGTTGGGTCGTTGGTCGAAGTAACCTTATTATTTCCGCTACCAATAACCACACCGTCTTTTACTACGATACAGCCAAAAGGACCACCTTCATTGTTACTCATTCCTTTTAAAGCGGCTTTAACAGCTTCACTCATATGTTTTTCGTGTTCGTTCATTATTTTTGGTTTTAGGGGGCAAAAATCACTGCCTAATTTAAGTGATTTAGCATATTTAATTAATAAAAAAAAGTAAAATATTTAAGTATTATTCTTTAGCTCCGTGACTTTTAGCAGTTTCAATCCAATGTTCGGATAATCCTTTTGTATCGGCTCTTAAACCTCTTGATAAATGCAAAGCTACGGCAATTATTAAAACCGAAGCCTGATGAAGTTCTTCAAATGTTTGTAGGCTTCCGAACTCTTCTTGTGCTTTTAAAAGTAGAAAATCGTTGTGTTTTTGAGCGAAAGTAACAGGATTATTTTCGTGATTTGTTATATTTGGAATCATTAAATAATCTAGCCATTTTTTACCGATTCTTTCTGCTAATACTTGCGGGTTTTCGTTACCGATTTCTCTCCAAGCAGCCAGTGTTTTTGTGTCACCAGAAGCTGATAATCCTGAATCTAAAAGTAGTTCAAAACCAATATCAGCAATGTTTTGCATCACCATTAAATAAGCATCTAGTGCTTTTTCATATTCTCCTGCTTTTTGTCCTTTTAAATATTCGCCTACACTAAGTTTAGGTAAGTCTAATACTTCAGCACAATCTGTTAAGCACGGAAAAGCATTTCCTTCGTAAATATATTCGGCTTTTTCAAATTGTACTTGACGACCTAACGGATATAAACGACACGCTAACGGACGCCCAAGATGTACGCTACAACCAGCATTGTCTAAATATTGGCTACATGATTTCTGTCCTTTTTTATCGGTTTTTCCATCAAAAAGTAATTGGATACCGCCAAATTCGGTATAAAGATTTCTGAATTTTTTTGTTGTAATTTTTTTCTCTTGACTAAAACTAAATAATTCCCACGGATTCAGCATTACATCTTTTCCAAAACAACACGACCCTGAGCGTGAGCAGGTAAGCGGTAATATACTTTCTGAATTTAGTTTTGTTACTTGCATTTTGTATGTTTTATTTTAAAAATGAATGGTTGAAAATGAGTACTAGCTGTTTTTATAGCGGGGGCAAAAATAAGATTTAAAAAACAAAAATCCCTACAATTATAAATTGTAGGGATTTTTTTAAGTTTAATAAGAGCTTGTTTAAATTTTATCTGAAAAAAAACATCACATCCGTCAACCTTAATTTATTTTAGGTTCGCATCCTGATTTGCTGTAGTTCTTCTGTTAATGCGATGCTGAAATAAATTCAGCATGACATTTATATCTAATAAAAAAAAGCTTATTTTAAAGCACCAATCATTTCTTCAGGTTTTACCCATTCGTCATATTCAGCTTCAGTTACATAACCTAAACGAACAGCTTCAGTTTTTAAAGTAGTTCCGTTTTCGTGTGCAGTATTTGCAATTTCAGCAGCTTTATAATATCCGATTTTTGTATTTAATGCAGTAACTAACATTAAAGAATTGTTTACTAATTCAGTAATTCTAGTATGATTTGGCTCAATACCAGCCGCACAATTTACATCGAAAGATACACAAGCATCTCCAATTAATTGAGCAGATTCTAATACATTTTTCGCCATCATTGGTTTAAAAACGTTTAATTCGTAATGACCTTGCGTACCACCAATAGTAACAGCAACATCATTACCCATAACTTGCGCACAAACCATAGTAATTGCTTCTGCTTGCGTAGGATTTACTTTTCCAGGCATAATAGAAGAACCTGGTTCGTTTGCAGGAATAATTAATTCACCAATACCAGAACGAGGACCAGAAGCCATCATACGAATATCGTTGGCTATTTTATTGATAGAAACCGCTAATTGCTTTAAAGAACCATGAGTTTCAACAAAAGCATCATGAGCCGCTAAAGCTTCAAATTTGTTTTCGGCAGTAATAAAAGGTAAACCTGTAAATTCAGCAATATATTTAGCAACTAAAACATCGTAACCAGCTGGAGTATTCAACCCTGTACCAACAGCAGTTCCACCTAAAGCTAATTGCGATAAATGCTCTAAAGAATTTTTTAAAGCTTTTAATCCGAAGTTTAATTGTGCTACATAACCAGAAAATTCTTGACCTAAAGTTAGGGGAGTAGCATCCATTAAATGCGTACGTCCAATTTTTACAACGTCTTTAAACGCTTCTGATTTTGCTTGTAAAGTATCACGTAATTGTTCAACTCCAGGAATGGTAACTTCTACAATTTTCTTGTAAGCAGCAATGTGCATTCCTGTAGGAAAAGTATCGTTTGATGATTGCGATTTGTTTACATCATCATTTGGTTGAATAGTTTTTTCACCTTCACCAATAACTTTACCTGCAATTTCGTGAGCTCTGTTAGCAATTACTTCGTTACAGTTCATGTTACTTTGCGTACCAGAACCTGTTTGCCAAATTACTAACGGAAATTGATCATCATGTTTACTTGCTAAAATTTCATCACAAACTTGTGCAATTAAATCTCTTTTTTCGATTGCTAAAACACCTAATTCTGCATTTGTATATGCTGCAGCTTTTTTAAGATACGCAAAACCATATACAATCTCTAAAGGCATTGAGCCAGCAGGACCTATTTTAAAGTTGTTACGAGAACGCTCTGTTTGCGCTCCCCAATATTTATCCGCAGGAACTTCAACATTTCCCATGGTATCTTTTTCAATTCTGTACTTTGCCATTTTAAAATTATTTAAAAGAATATAATTTAACTTACCTCCAAATTTACAAATTCTTATAGGTTTTAGTAGTGATTTTTGTCATATTTTATTGGATAAAAAGAAAAATAGTTCTAATTTTGCTCTATAACAATTATTACAGAAAACAAATGTTAGATTTTTCACAATTTTCAGGATTAGTATTATTCATGTTTATTTTTACAACTGGTTTTTGGTTGTTAATTTTCTTATTAACATTTGTTGTTCCTTATTGGATTGGTGGAACAATTTTAGAAAACTTGAAATTGAAAAAAGAAGCTAAAAAAGCCGCTCAAGGTAACTAAGCTTTTCCTTAGGAAATATATACATAAAAGCTCGTTCATTTATTTGAACGAGCTTTTTGTTGTACGTAGTATTTTATTTGAAGCAATTTTCCCGCTTTCTGCACTCGCTTTTTTTATTTTTTTGAAAAGAAAAATAAAAAAGAGCTCAAACAAAGCTTCAATCGGGGCTAGGCAGTTTTACTAAAAATTTGTTTTTTCACTAAGAGCTTGTTTAAAAATTAAATAAACTGTCAGTTCGAGTGATTTTTTTTCTTCAAAAAAATTGTATCGAGAACTTTTTTGTATAAAATTCATCAACATAAAACAATTCAAATTCTCGATACAATTTTAATTCCTTTTAGTCATTAAAATCACTCGAATTGACAAGAATCATCAAAAAAAAGGAGAACTACTGCAAATCAGTTTGACGGATGCGGTTTTTTGTTTTTCTGTTACATTTTTTTTAAAAATGAAATTTAAACAGGCTCTAAGTTTTTTAAGCTGATAATTTATTTGAATATTTAGACCTCACAGGTTTTAGAAACTTGTGAGGTCTGTCCTCGAATTGATAAAAATCATTAAAAAACTAAGAATTGCGTTAGGGATTGAATGGCATGTTTGAGCTCTTTTAGTTTGGTGCTTTTTTGCACCAAACTAAAAAGCGAGTAATGAAAGCCCGCTCGAACGCCCAAAAAAAATTATCCATTAAATTCTGAATCACCTTCATTGTTTTGCCTATTTTCTCTTTTCTTCTTTTGATTAAAACGATACGTAAAACTCAACGAAATTTGTCGCTCTCTCCATTGAAAAGTTCCGTTTGCTATTGTTGATGGATTTTCTATTCCGCCATAATACGTAGTGCTTTCACGCTTGCGAGAATTGAATAAATCGCTTACATTTAATACTAATGATGCTTTTTCTTTTAAAATATCTTTGCTAAAAGATAAATTTGCCATAAACATTCCTTTTATATTACTTTGTGCATTATTTTTAGAACCACGATACATTAATCGTGTTTGCCAAGCTATTTTTGCGGGCAATGTAATGCGAGAATTAAAACGAGCAAACCAGCTGTTTTCGTTTACTTCGGCTAAATTTGTAACAATTTTTGAGCCATCTTGCGAGGTGTAAGTATGTGAAAAAGCATTTGTATTAAATTGATAATAATTGAAACTTGCTGATAAACGTACTTTTTTTGTAGGATTATAATTACTTGTAAATTCGAATCCGTAGCGGTTTTCGTCGTTTAAATTTACTGGCTGACGAATAAAAATATTGT encodes:
- a CDS encoding nucleoside deaminase, producing the protein MNEHEKHMSEAVKAALKGMSNNEGGPFGCIVVKDGVVIGSGNNKVTSTNDPTAHAEVTAIRDACKNLGSFQLDGCIIYTSCEPCPMCLGAIYWARPDKVYYGCDQQDAANIGFDDAFIYKEIALPYEKRSISFEQIGQKIALEPFEKWTEKQDKVEY
- a CDS encoding YkgJ family cysteine cluster protein produces the protein MQVTKLNSESILPLTCSRSGSCCFGKDVMLNPWELFSFSQEKKITTKKFRNLYTEFGGIQLLFDGKTDKKGQKSCSQYLDNAGCSVHLGRPLACRLYPLGRQVQFEKAEYIYEGNAFPCLTDCAEVLDLPKLSVGEYLKGQKAGEYEKALDAYLMVMQNIADIGFELLLDSGLSASGDTKTLAAWREIGNENPQVLAERIGKKWLDYLMIPNITNHENNPVTFAQKHNDFLLLKAQEEFGSLQTFEELHQASVLIIAVALHLSRGLRADTKGLSEHWIETAKSHGAKE
- the fumC gene encoding class II fumarate hydratase, with the translated sequence MAKYRIEKDTMGNVEVPADKYWGAQTERSRNNFKIGPAGSMPLEIVYGFAYLKKAAAYTNAELGVLAIEKRDLIAQVCDEILASKHDDQFPLVIWQTGSGTQSNMNCNEVIANRAHEIAGKVIGEGEKTIQPNDDVNKSQSSNDTFPTGMHIAAYKKIVEVTIPGVEQLRDTLQAKSEAFKDVVKIGRTHLMDATPLTLGQEFSGYVAQLNFGLKALKNSLEHLSQLALGGTAVGTGLNTPAGYDVLVAKYIAEFTGLPFITAENKFEALAAHDAFVETHGSLKQLAVSINKIANDIRMMASGPRSGIGELIIPANEPGSSIMPGKVNPTQAEAITMVCAQVMGNDVAVTIGGTQGHYELNVFKPMMAKNVLESAQLIGDACVSFDVNCAAGIEPNHTRITELVNNSLMLVTALNTKIGYYKAAEIANTAHENGTTLKTEAVRLGYVTEAEYDEWVKPEEMIGALK